In one Catenovulum adriaticum genomic region, the following are encoded:
- the prsK gene encoding XrtA/PEP-CTERM system histidine kinase PrsK, which produces MEIFSWLGYACALFSYLALLMLMSIANTGNQKSKLTHKSLILFTLSGVHWSIAYLTTNLSFSSNWWLNWAESLRIISIGLLLISLLNRKTTSYLSLIKKPSCIIIFSTAVIFPILAAYQLVSSAWFYIGYLAMTVALLILLEILFRQAKAALWGLKPIILAFGALLIYDFIVFSDASLIAHVDKDMWLARGYLHAFLAPLLLWSIKRSKTLGIQVYISREMVFQSSLLLSSGVYLCLMAITGYYIKSIESQWSSMIQVIFIVLAFVVLFALFISEGLKRNIRVFLEKNFFANRFDYRVQWLNLTNQLNTPLNSTQNFYDRSLDVLINSIQYDQGALYKLNNQQLECVATKNIVSHCHSRANKPILLKPVLDYIKQKHWVIDLKDYQQHPAKYPQLVIDKTLISECPFHVIVPIYQQEKLWGLVCLNNSAGDLLHFNWEIRDYMTVVTNQVGHYIFQHEANQVVTENAQFAAFSRMSAFVIHDLKNVLAQINMILSNAQKHKHNPEFIDDTFETLGYTKQRMEKMLAQLMNKTNDEQQIKNTVEITQLLSQLINERCSNLQPEPKIITEQTAELALDTEKFSNVLYHLIDNAQHATDDSGKVEISIETEPEVVRIIIKDTGCGMSTEFIRNKLFKPFETTKGNAGMGIGAHDAKLYIEQLGGVISVNSVESKGSEFIIELPNMPTTGEIQQGLY; this is translated from the coding sequence ATGGAAATTTTCTCTTGGCTGGGTTATGCATGTGCATTATTCTCGTACCTTGCACTTTTAATGCTGATGTCTATTGCCAACACGGGTAACCAAAAAAGCAAACTCACTCATAAAAGTCTAATCTTATTCACGTTATCTGGTGTTCATTGGTCCATCGCTTACCTTACCACCAACTTAAGTTTTAGCTCAAATTGGTGGTTAAACTGGGCTGAAAGTCTTCGTATTATTTCCATTGGTTTATTATTGATTAGCCTGTTAAATCGTAAAACAACCAGCTATCTTTCTTTGATAAAAAAACCAAGTTGCATCATTATATTTTCAACTGCCGTTATCTTTCCCATATTAGCTGCTTATCAGTTAGTGAGTTCTGCCTGGTTTTATATAGGCTATCTTGCGATGACAGTAGCCCTACTCATTTTACTTGAAATTCTATTTCGCCAAGCCAAAGCTGCTTTATGGGGGCTCAAGCCTATCATTTTAGCTTTTGGTGCGTTATTAATTTACGACTTTATTGTTTTCTCTGATGCTAGTTTGATTGCCCATGTTGATAAAGATATGTGGCTAGCTCGTGGGTATTTACATGCCTTTTTAGCCCCTTTGTTACTTTGGTCAATTAAACGAAGTAAAACTTTAGGTATTCAAGTATATATATCAAGAGAAATGGTTTTTCAAAGTAGTCTATTGTTATCTTCTGGTGTTTATTTATGTTTAATGGCAATAACAGGCTACTATATTAAAAGCATTGAATCTCAATGGTCTAGTATGATCCAAGTGATTTTTATTGTATTGGCCTTTGTGGTTTTATTTGCCTTATTTATTTCTGAGGGTTTAAAACGCAATATTCGTGTATTTCTAGAAAAAAACTTTTTTGCTAACCGATTTGATTATCGTGTTCAATGGCTAAACCTAACCAACCAACTCAATACACCTTTAAATAGTACCCAAAATTTTTATGATCGCAGTTTGGATGTTCTTATTAATTCAATTCAATATGATCAGGGCGCACTTTATAAGTTAAATAATCAACAACTCGAGTGTGTTGCGACAAAAAATATTGTTAGCCATTGCCATAGTCGAGCTAACAAGCCAATTTTACTAAAACCCGTTCTGGACTATATCAAACAAAAACATTGGGTAATTGATTTAAAAGATTATCAGCAACACCCGGCTAAATATCCTCAATTAGTCATAGATAAAACGCTGATTAGTGAATGTCCTTTTCACGTTATTGTGCCCATTTATCAACAGGAAAAGCTATGGGGCTTAGTGTGCTTAAATAACTCGGCTGGCGATTTATTACACTTTAATTGGGAAATAAGAGATTATATGACGGTCGTAACCAATCAGGTTGGTCACTATATTTTTCAACATGAGGCTAATCAGGTGGTTACCGAAAATGCCCAATTTGCCGCTTTTAGTCGAATGTCAGCATTTGTCATTCACGATTTAAAAAATGTACTTGCTCAAATTAACATGATATTAAGTAATGCTCAAAAGCATAAGCATAACCCAGAGTTTATTGACGATACTTTTGAAACTTTAGGTTATACCAAGCAGCGAATGGAAAAAATGCTCGCTCAATTAATGAATAAAACTAATGATGAGCAGCAAATTAAAAATACCGTAGAAATCACTCAACTGTTGTCTCAATTAATTAATGAGCGTTGCTCAAATCTGCAACCTGAACCTAAAATAATAACCGAGCAAACAGCAGAACTTGCACTAGATACTGAAAAATTCTCTAATGTATTGTATCATTTAATAGACAATGCTCAGCACGCGACGGATGATTCAGGAAAAGTAGAAATCAGCATAGAAACAGAGCCGGAAGTTGTCCGCATCATAATCAAAGATACTGGTTGCGGTATGTCTACTGAATTTATTCGTAACAAATTATTCAAACCATTTGAGACAACCAAAGGGAATGCTGGAATGGGTATTGGCGCACATGACGCTAAGCTTTATATCGAACAATTAGGCGGCGTTATCAGCGTAAATTCAGTCGAGTCAAAAGGCTCTGAATTTATTA